The genome window GAATCACACTCGCTGCTACTTTATCCACTACACGGCGTCGTTTTGCCCGACTTACATCCCCTTCAAGCAAAATTCTTTCCGCTGCGGCTGTAGAAAAGCGTTCATCCCAAAACACAATTGGAACCGTGACTGCTTCTTTAAGTTTCGCAGCAAATGCCTCCACCTTTTCTGCCTCCGGACCATAGCTGCCGTCAGTGCGGCGCGGCATTCCCACTACGATCCGCTCAACTTGGTACTGGTCAGCTATTTCCGCCAACCGCTTGAGGTCTTGCTCAATACTAGTTCGCCTAATTACTTCCAATCCCTGCGCCGTAAAACCTAAAGGATCGCTTACAGCCACACCAACCGTTTTTTCACCTACATCTAATCCCAATACCCGCATTTCGTCTCTCCCTAAATCACTTTAATGGCAAACTCCGGACAAGCAGCGCCGCAGTAGCCGCAGAACACACATTTTTCCCGATCAACTGTGATCACATTATCGACATTGGTTAAGGCTTTTGAAGGGCAAGCCTGCACACACTTTTCACACAGTACACACCAATCATCGATATGTAATCTGCGCTCAACTTCATCAAGCACCAGTTTCTCCACCGGCTCGCCATTAAAGTAGGCTAAATTGCGGTGCAGCTCCTGCTCATTCTTCATGCCAACAGCAATCGAATCAATCTCCTGCTGATTCAGCAAAAACTCAAATGCCGCCTGCTGACTGGCAATCAGATGGCCACCTCCGAGCGGCTTCATGGCAAAGATACCTTTGCCCAGAGCAGCAGCTTGCTTTATCGCATCAAGCATTTGATCACGGCTGCCGCCTTGAATACCAATGCCGGAAAGGTTGATGAGAGGCGAAATCACTTCGATTTCGGGGTATTTCAAAGCCCCCAGCACCCCTTGAACATAGTGAGTAGATATTCCTACTGCCTTTACTTTTCCCTTAACTTTGGCATTTAATAAATACTCCAGCGCTGGCCAATGACCCCGGATCGTGTGCTCCGACTCCTGTTCATGAAGCATAAAGATGGGAATTTGGTCCAGATCCAACTCTTTCCGAGCTTCTTCCAGAGCATTCTCCATCATTTCTTCAGTATACGCATAGGACTTGGTAGCAATTACTACTTCATTGGACCATCCCTTCAGCGCTTCTCTTATGTAGCCGTAGTTGCGATATAACTGCGCAGTGTCAATAAAATTCACACCTGCTTCTAAAGCTTTCCGAATCAATTTGCTTCCGTCCGCCAAGGGCAGATTCCGCTGAAGCGGTCCGATGGTCAGCGAACCAAAACACATTCTTGATACTTTAAGTTTAGTCTTACCCAAATTGCGATATTCCACTAGCAAAACTCCTAGTACACAGGTTCTTCAACTTTTATCTTTAACCAACGCGGCAGCTGCGGCAGCTTATCTTGAGGTCCACTCTCAACATAGATCCTGGCTACACCTGGATTAGCTATGAGCACAGTGTCTATCTCCTCGTCTTCTCTTCCGGCAAGCTGCTGTGCAAGCGTTGCTTCGTCAATTACACCTCTGATGACAGCTTGAGTGCGGAGATTCAACTGATAACCTGCCTCCGTCTCATTGATGCTAACTGAGTCAAAGGATACCGTCTCGGGGACAAGCACAAATCCATCCGGTACTGCTTCTGCCAACAATGCTGCCGTCGCTCTGCTGAGTTGATCAAGATCGACAAGATACGCTTTTCCAACGCAGATACCGGATGCAAAAACTTCGCTGGTTTCTTCATCTACTTGAGACATGTTAGTCCACTCGATATCAATTTTAAAGGTTTCATCAATCATTAATCGTCCACCAAGCTGAACTATTAAAGCATCGCGCAGCTCCTGCTCTCCATCTCTTCTCACTAGGTTCTGCGCCCGTTCAATATCTTCCCGGACAGCCACCTCTAGAACAACATCTTCGCCACCGCTGGTAGGATCAGAATTGCGCACTTCTAAATCATAGCCACGAATAGCTACAATCCGCCCGGCGGCAACATTCCCCTGGCTGCCGGCTTCAACAGCCTCGATTTCCACTTCAGCCTTGCCAGCGGTCAACCCGGTGGGAATATCCATGAAATACTGAGTAGTAACTGCCGGAACCACAACATCTTTGGTTGTTCTAAATAGGATTCCGCTGCCTGTTTCTAAAATGGTCCCTTTAGCAACTGCGGCCTCGCTCTGAGATTGATTGATCAGTGTTACTGCTCCAACTGCCCGTGAAATACCCACGATCTTTCTGCCGGTAGCAGGTGTTCTACGCGTCAGCAAAGTCTGCACAGACGCCAACTCGATGCCATCCAATCCATCTAGGGGTACCTGCAGTGTATACTTAAAGGTCTCCTGTTTTGGACTGACCACAATCACCGCTTTTGGCAGGTGGTAATAGGCGAGACCGAGCACAGAAGCCGCGATCAGCAGCAGAACAATCAAACGCTCCACTCTGTCCCGACTTTGGCGGTTCCTATGCTTGACTTCAACTGCTTCTTCATCCCCATCCTCAACTGCTGCCGCGGATTCATCGCGGATAACCCGAAGCTCCACCGCTTCTGCGTGCTTAATTATGAGGGGATCTCCGGTTTTGATCACCAGATTTTTTTGAGAATCTTTTGCATATTTTGCTAACAACTTTATATTTATCCGATCACGCAGCGCCCAATTCTCCGGAGGTACCACCAATACTATCTCTGAATCCTCTTCCAGGCGGATCCTGTGCACGATTGTATTCAGCTCATCAGCTGGATCAACATAGATGATCATCCGTACCGCACACCTCCGAAGATGGTACTGGTTTTAGGTTCTGCTTGACTGGCCTGAAAAGCAATGCTCTTTGGAGTCACATCCTGCACAGCAGATAAGAAATCTTTAGGATCAGCAACTCCGAATACATCTTCAGGCTGCAGCAGCCGCACTTCGGGTATAACCGCGAATAATTCCGATTCGACAAGTTTTGGATGGGCTATCGTTTCGAGAATACCCGGAAGTCCGCTACCTCCCCCGCACAAGACCACACGGGGCGGCAGAGGCTGGCCCTGATAGAGCTCCTTTAAAGCCAAGATCAGTGCATCCTGCCATATTTTCAAATCAGCCGTGATAATCTCTTTTACCTCGTCACCGACCTCAATCCCGGCAGCGTAATCCAGCTTAAGCTGCTCTGCTTCCCGCAGCGTTGTGCGGCAGTAGGCAGCAATGCCTTTGGTAAAAGCCCGCCCACCAATACCGAACATTTTTGTTTTCACAATGCCTCCCCGGTGAATCAGGGCAAGATCGGTGCTGCCTCCACCGATATCAATTACCAATGAACCAAACTCGTAGCTTTCGTCGGTAAATGTACTGGCTGCCACCGCATAAGGCTCAGCGACTAGACCTACTAAGTCAAGATCAAGACGCTCCACCACGGTTTTTACAGCGCTCACGTGCACTAATGGGGCAAAAACCATAAACACTGTCATCTCCACATTGCGCCCGCGAAAGTCAATCGGATTGCTCACCTGATAGCCATCGATGCTGATATCTACAACAGCAGAGTTTACTAATTCCAAGTCCATCTTTTTAAAGCCCATTTTTTCCGCCATTTCTTCAGTGGCATATTGCTGGGCTTCCAGCTGCACTCCCGCAACCAATCTCGACAGCTCTCTCCTTGTCAGACCCTTATCTGGCCGCTTCCGCTGCCTGAATACTGTTCGGGTCACACCGGTTACAAACTGGCCAGCAATACCTACAACGACCTCAGTAGGCTTGACACCGGCAATAACTGACCCTTGCGTCAGCGCCTGGCGGCAGCAGCGAACAACACCAGCTATATTGGCAATAGCCCCGCTGTCCATATCAGCGTAATCCTGCTGAGATCGGCCAACGCCGATAATAGAGGCTACACCGCCGGCTTGCTCCAAAAACACAGCTTTAACATATTCGGTTCCAATATCTAAAGCTATCCGGTATGTCGGCTCTGAATCCTGGGCCTGCCGAGGATTGATCCGCGATAATAGGTCCTTTAGCATTACTACCATCAATCCTTTATGTGGGATACAGCGCTCAATAAAAGTACAGCAAGAGACTAGCTGCTGCCAGTCCCTTGCGATTTCTGTAAGTAACTTGCGACCAGTTCTTCAAGAATTTTATCTCTTTCTAACTGCCGAATCAGGTTGCGCGCGTTCCCGTGACTTGTGATATACGTCGGGTCGCCTGACATCAAGTAACCAACTATTTGTCCA of Bacillota bacterium contains these proteins:
- the ruvX gene encoding Holliday junction resolvase RuvX, translated to MRVLGLDVGEKTVGVAVSDPLGFTAQGLEVIRRTSIEQDLKRLAEIADQYQVERIVVGMPRRTDGSYGPEAEKVEAFAAKLKEAVTVPIVFWDERFSTAAAERILLEGDVSRAKRRRVVDKVAASVILQGYLDRN
- a CDS encoding 4Fe-4S binding protein; this translates as MEYRNLGKTKLKVSRMCFGSLTIGPLQRNLPLADGSKLIRKALEAGVNFIDTAQLYRNYGYIREALKGWSNEVVIATKSYAYTEEMMENALEEARKELDLDQIPIFMLHEQESEHTIRGHWPALEYLLNAKVKGKVKAVGISTHYVQGVLGALKYPEIEVISPLINLSGIGIQGGSRDQMLDAIKQAAALGKGIFAMKPLGGGHLIASQQAAFEFLLNQQEIDSIAVGMKNEQELHRNLAYFNGEPVEKLVLDEVERRLHIDDWCVLCEKCVQACPSKALTNVDNVITVDREKCVFCGYCGAACPEFAIKVI
- a CDS encoding pilus assembly protein PilM, which gives rise to MVVMLKDLLSRINPRQAQDSEPTYRIALDIGTEYVKAVFLEQAGGVASIIGVGRSQQDYADMDSGAIANIAGVVRCCRQALTQGSVIAGVKPTEVVVGIAGQFVTGVTRTVFRQRKRPDKGLTRRELSRLVAGVQLEAQQYATEEMAEKMGFKKMDLELVNSAVVDISIDGYQVSNPIDFRGRNVEMTVFMVFAPLVHVSAVKTVVERLDLDLVGLVAEPYAVAASTFTDESYEFGSLVIDIGGGSTDLALIHRGGIVKTKMFGIGGRAFTKGIAAYCRTTLREAEQLKLDYAAGIEVGDEVKEIITADLKIWQDALILALKELYQGQPLPPRVVLCGGGSGLPGILETIAHPKLVESELFAVIPEVRLLQPEDVFGVADPKDFLSAVQDVTPKSIAFQASQAEPKTSTIFGGVRYG
- a CDS encoding IreB family regulatory phosphoprotein; protein product: MDDKTTIFRRFPHSENGLIAQVLQEVYQALQAKGYNPVGQIVGYLMSGDPTYITSHGNARNLIRQLERDKILEELVASYLQKSQGTGSS